TCCGAATAtctgatttttatttctttcaagATATTATCACCATTTGGTGTAATCATGCTGTTAATTTGTTCATTCATAATAATTCTATTCGAAAAGGTTTTCCTCCATTGAGGAAAGAAAATATCTAACCAGTTTCTCCCAAATAATGGTATGAAATGGTATTCAGTAtccaaaatcaaaataatcaaaTCGTGTTCACACCCATTCATTTTTACCGAAACATTTGCTTCTCCTTTTATTTTCAGCTTAGAACCGTTGACTACTAATAATGTTTTATCGCATTTGTCCAACCCCTTAACAAAAAACTTTTTATATTGGTTAAAACCCATTACTGTTACTGTGGACCCGCAATCCACTTCCATTTCTATGCTAATATTTTCAATCGAAACATCAATCAAGCAAGGCTTACTAATCTTATTAGAGGACTTCACATGCATGCACTGTAATTCACCTTGATTCCATTCGTTGTATTCGTCTTCACTGTCCGTGTCCATTTTGTTATCTGTAGACGTCATTTTACTCATCAGTGAGGTCAGTTCCTTCTCTGCTTTGGATCCCGGTTTAGTCGTATCTATAAACTTTACTGCCTCtcttttcatgttttttaacTTAAAACATTTCCTTTTTAAATGCCCCTTAATTCCACAATAGTCACATATCATCTCTGTATAatttcgtttaaattttttgtccAAATGATCGTTATTGTATTGATTATGTCTGTTATTGTAGTGATTATTGTATCTGTTGTTAGTATTTCTATTATTGTAATCATTTCTGTTATTGTATCTGTATGTCTGTTTCGTATTTGTGTACTGCTTATTAGTGCTGGGTTTGTTAATATGTTGTGTTTTCCAATCTTGATGGTATTTATAACCCTTGTCACCCAAACGCTCATGAACCGGTCTCTTAATAAAGTTTATGTTTTCCGGTGGTCCATATGGACTATGATTGGAGACGGTTCCGTAATCCGGAAAGAAACTATTTACCTTCAAAGTGCGGGCATTATCTTTAGCCATACACCAAGTCGTAATAAATCGGTCCATTGACTCGAGAGTCAACTTCTCCTCATTCAGTAAAAGTTGTTTCAAATTCTCATATCGTAATCCAGCAAGAACACGATCTTGAATcgccaattttttaaattctccGAAACCGCAGAACTCCGCCTGCAGTTTCACTGCCTGTACGAAGTCCTCGGCCGATTCATCCGGTTGCTGAACGCGATGACTGAAACGAAATCCTTGAACCAAATCCGGCTCCGTTTTATCcattttttgtttcagtttaTTTATAATATCACCATAAGTAGCTGCCATAAGAGCATCTTTAGTGTAAATCATTTTTAATTGTGCATACACAAAAGGTCCACACAAATTCATGAAATGTGACTTCTGCTTTGCATCAGCCACCTCATTGGCTTCAAATATGAATGCCAACCGATCGGCCCAATCCCCGAAAGAGGTACCTTTACGGTATGGTTCTATAGTAGATACCAAACtcattttgtttgaaaatttactcaagaaaaaaaatattaaggaAACACTTTATGTTAAACCAcggtaaaataaataatataatatttaaaggaaatcaaaataaaataaaataaaaaatacaaaatggaaaaaaaacacaagATATCGAATCGATCAGTTTACTTTTATAAATAGAAGTTAAAAAACACTCACCAAAATCACTGTCCCGGTCTTTGCCAGCTGATAATAAATCCCAGAAATTACGCTGTTTTATACCAACCGAACTTTTCCAGTTGTAGCTTCCAAACTGGATCAATTCCTCTGGCCCTCAAACCAGATTATCAATTCCGCAAATCCTCAGTGCCAATGCTTTGAATTTCTGTAGCCTTCCTTGCTGTAATCTCTTTTTTTTTCGCAATACCGTTGACCTCGAAGCTTCAAGGTGAAACACAAAAATTGCAATGGCTGTCCCAGCAAAACCGTCCTCGTGGCTGAATTTGCCCCTTAGTGCTCCGTATTTTTAATTACCTTGATGCTGCCGACAGAAGTTAATTTCTGCTGTGCCGATTCCGAAAGGTCGATGGCTACTAGAATTACCTTTTTCAGCGGTTGAAACAACGGTATTATCTTCTCCTGATGCAACCTCGTTGAATATGAAGATGGCTGCCTAACCCGTACAATGACGCCGATCGCATGTGCTCCGTAACTTTGCAGGAAACTCCTCTTATCCGCCACTTTTTCCGCTCATAAAAAACTTATTCACATCAAACGAGCGTTAAAATATCCCATCCTCGTCGCCacttttatatttatatatatatatatatatatatatatatatatatatatatatatatatatatatatatatatatatatatatatatatatatatatatatatatatatatatatatatatatatatatatatatatatatatataatacttttaatttaattttctttttcttttcaggAAACGCTTTCGGACGACCAAAGGAAAACTCAACTGTTCTCTACGAATATCCAGAAAGAAGTAGTATATTCTTTTTCATTTGCTTTACTTTATTCTCTAGTTTCAGCGATTGGCAGCACTGTCGATCGATTAACATATCGACCATGTATAATTATTGTATTGGTGTGTACATATCAAGTTGATGTTCAGTGGATATACGCGATTCAACACACCCAGAATTCACTCTTACATTGTATTTTATCTTCCGTTATATTCGACTTTTTGTCCCTGTCTACTTTATGGTGTATTCGACCTTATGGTTATTCGACTATTTGTTACATTCGACCTTTCGTTATATTCGACGTTTTGTTATTTCGACTTTTTGTCGTATTCTACCATTTGACGCATTCGGCCTTTTGTTCTCTCGACCTTTTGGAGTTTCAACCTTTTGTTCATCGACGTTTTGTCATTCGACCTTCTGTCATTCGACATTTTATTATATATTCGTATGCTAGATTATTGCTgttcaaacgaaccgattttagcTATATCGGTTTTCAGCTCCcgaaaacgattttcacaaacttaaactcaaacAAAAAAGGATAACGTCTACAAAAATAGACTGCTTTTGTTAGGatgctacttccggttccgaaacaatAGGGTGatttgtgtttaaaattttatacaatcatatagagcggacatgcaaaaaaaaagaagaattcCTTTTACCATGGGTcgaaatagttaaaaaatcaaaaggttatgctaatgtatgccaaacaaatttttttgttcaatattcaaagaaaagttttttggaGAATTCTTTAGTAATATAAATGAGAACATGAGTTGTAATAATGATCTAATTGCAGATATAAAATGGAATCAAATAACGACGGTTAATGGGTAGGACCAATTGTTTATGTGGTGGTGCAGTTGTcaattttgacgtaggactgcttcaaaattttccatataTGCTCATTTAAAACACGGAAACTAGAAGCGTAATCGATTGCATTACACACACAACTTCGAAATATTCCTTTGCATCGATTCAAGTAGACataataatatatttttgatattcggtAAAATGTTCCTTGTTTGCAAGTCAttatctgttttccccgttagatattccattgcattgcattgaaatacccacattctcgaagaaaacaTATTAATATGATACATTCAatgtctcaatgttttcttacccTAGACTATTTTTTTGCAGAGCTAAATTGTGCGCATACCTTGTAACATTCTTGATATTAGGGAGATTGAAATGAATTCAAATTATTTATAGGAATATTATGATGTTTGTACAAACGATAAATAAGAATTGAACAAAATGTtaagcaatgttgtaaaaacccCTGATAACTTACAATCGCTCACAGCCCACCGTCGTCTTCAATGACCGCTTCTCAGTGTAAATGTAATCCCAGTTATCAATTTTAATCGATTCCGATCGAAGGTGTCTCGTGCGAGAATTGTCTTCCATTCCACTTTGTCGCTCACTGACACATTTACAGTAACTAGTGTTGCTATTCTGTAACATTAGTTCCCCTACATTTGCCACATCCGGTAGTGGATTATGGGTGTCACTCGGAGTTTGGATCATTATCTGAGGATGTCCCATCCGAAAGCCGCGATTAGATTCCATCAGCGGTGCCGAACCGGTGATTCGGCTTGGTTCCACAATCGAACTGAAGGTTCTGCCCATAGAGTCAACGCGTAGCTGCACCATGGCCATCTTGGTTAAAATTGAGGGCCATGTTTTACTGTACTTCAGGGGAGACATTATATCGTGATTCACTTTTTAAACTTTGTCCATTGCCGCCGGTGGTTCGGCCCAGTTACGATATTCCATagtgcagttttttttatatcacaCCGCGCCGGTACCACGGTGAAACGGGAGTAGACCTTCGTTACTACTATTGCTTGTTTCGCCCAGAATTACAACGGTATTGCGATTTTATGGCAGCAGACATCGTTAAACGATGACACTTTTCTCGGTGAAGCACGGTGCTGAAAATTATGACCGTCGCGATTGTGGATCCATTGACCTTTTTTCAAAGTACCAGCGACGGACTATGGTGTGAAGTTCACATTCTGTAATGGAAAGAAAATTCAAAAGGTAATATTTAGTATCGTAATTAAAATGAATTCTAATTGCTCACTCGAGGGTCGAAAGTTACAGTCAGACTGCAATTATCAAACATTTAATCGTAAATTTAGTTTATTACTTTGCATTTTCAAGTACGAAACAATCTGTTCTATTGACttatgatttatttttagtgtATGGTCCAATTACATGCCGGGCAATTGAAAGCGACAAGCTCGCAAAAACGACATTCCCACGGAATCTGACTAAACTAACATGTCGGTCTATTAAACCAGCCCCTTATCACTCGAACCCAATAGACAAATTCTTCATACCCACTTCTCTATATGCTGTGAAATAGAGTAAatgtttcattcatgaaacGAAACCCTGAAACCCACACAACAAACAAAATGTTGGGCCGAATTTGGGTCAACGGAAAGTAGGTTGCTGGCACGGGTAGAAACCATTCAGCGAAGCGGACAGCTTCCTGGAAGTAACAACAATGTCGTCTGCATAATTTCAAGCGACAACTGACTCCCGTACAGTCGCCATCCCAACAACGTTGCTTTTGATACGCGCCGAAAATCTaaacaaattaaattttgtACTCTTCCCGTAGCTCTTTCCCCGCGGTGGAAGCCTTTCTGTTGACGTTTTTCGGGAGAGCTCCGTTGAACAATTTTACTTCCGAAAAGTACCACATACCGCGAGCGAAATTCACGATTGTGAGCTTGGAACGAGCGTGTTTCCAGGGCCCTATGCATCGAAGAAAATCGTTTTCACACACCTACACAAAAAAGTTTTGACGTTTTGCCAATTTAGTTAGTACGCCACTTGTTTGTTTGGAGTGCGATGTTGAAAATGAATGATTATTTTAAGTGGAACGGGTGCACATTCGGAAAGTATGCTGAATTTACTGTTAAGGATCAGAATCAAGTTGAGTGATATATTTTGCTGATGTGAGAATTTTATTACTTCTTTGAACTCTTTGGACCTGGATTCGGGATGTGAGTTCTAAACCGATATTCTGGCCCTGAATTGCGGAACTGGATTCGGAATCTGTAATCTAGGCTGGAGTACTGGACTTGAACTCAAGGCCTAGATCTTGAAACTTATGTTTGGGTCTGAGCTCTGGATCGGAAACCAgagttctgaaactaaattttagaCTTGAATACTGAACCCAGATTCTGACCGTGAGTTTCGGATTTAGATTTTGAATACGTAATCTAGATTTCTAGACAAAACTTCCTGACTCGAATTCTTGACTtgagttctggacctgaattatcAACCTGCATTCTGGAGGGGctggggtggtcgctcaagctcaagctcaagcaaaTTATCAACCTGCATTCTGGATCTGGAACTAAGgcctggattctgaacttgaattttggACTGAAATTTGAAACTGGG
This genomic window from Malaya genurostris strain Urasoe2022 chromosome 1, Malgen_1.1, whole genome shotgun sequence contains:
- the LOC131425374 gene encoding uncharacterized protein LOC131425374 isoform X2; amino-acid sequence: MSPLKYSKTWPSILTKMAMVQLRVDSMGRTFSSIVEPSRITGSAPLMESNRGFRMGHPQIMIQTPSDTHNPLPDVANVGELMLQNSNTSYCKCVSERQSGMEDNSRTRHLRSESIKIDNWDYIYTEKRSLKTTVGCERFATTELPCGDHRCISGQAALKVSTLRRHYYPEGDWGWVIVVVGIMSTVLNHGIQISGPLYLLPAGERFKQSAVNSAGK
- the LOC131425374 gene encoding uncharacterized protein LOC131425374 isoform X1; the encoded protein is MSPLKYSKTWPSILTKMAMVQLRVDSMGRTFSSIVEPSRITGSAPLMESNRGFRMGHPQIMIQTPSDTHNPLPDVANVGELMLQNSNTSYCKCVSERQSGMEDNSRTRHLRSESIKIDNWDYIYTEKRSLKTTVGCERFATTELPCGDHRCISGQAALKVSTLRRHYYPEGDWGWVIVVVGIMSTVLNHGIQISGPLYLLPAGERFKQSAVNSAGTCQ